The following proteins come from a genomic window of Pseudomonas cichorii:
- a CDS encoding ABC transporter ATP-binding protein → MVATAHAANPSRAGLALRIDSLSHGFALDGQSLPVLDKVSLDVAPGEFVALLGPSGCGKSTLLRLVAGLEPADSGALLADGVPIGGPDPSRVVVFQDPTLYPWRRVWDNVALGLQAQGLLKTHSAKVDAALAKVGLSQFDRAYPRQLSGGMAQRVALARALVNEPRLLILDEPLGKLDSLTRIAMQQELIDLWQRQGYTALLVTHDVEEALLLANRVIVFSDRPASIKAQLTIERPYPRHRDDPYLVDLRRQILGLLGLGERW, encoded by the coding sequence ATGGTAGCCACCGCTCACGCTGCAAATCCTTCCCGGGCCGGGCTTGCGTTGCGTATCGACAGCCTCAGCCATGGCTTCGCTCTGGATGGCCAGAGCCTGCCGGTGCTGGATAAGGTTTCACTGGATGTCGCCCCCGGAGAGTTTGTCGCGCTGCTCGGGCCTTCCGGGTGCGGCAAGTCCACTTTGCTGCGGCTGGTAGCCGGGCTTGAGCCCGCCGACTCCGGCGCCTTGCTGGCCGATGGCGTGCCGATTGGCGGCCCGGATCCTTCTCGGGTCGTGGTATTTCAGGACCCGACGCTCTATCCCTGGCGTCGGGTGTGGGACAACGTGGCGCTGGGTCTGCAAGCCCAGGGTTTGCTGAAAACCCATTCGGCCAAGGTCGATGCCGCGCTGGCCAAGGTCGGGCTCAGTCAGTTCGATCGTGCTTATCCACGGCAATTGTCTGGCGGCATGGCGCAGCGGGTGGCGCTGGCACGGGCCTTGGTCAACGAGCCGCGCTTGCTGATTCTCGACGAGCCGCTGGGCAAGCTTGATTCCCTGACCCGGATTGCCATGCAGCAGGAACTGATCGACCTGTGGCAGCGCCAGGGCTACACCGCGCTGCTGGTGACCCACGATGTCGAAGAGGCGTTGCTGCTGGCCAATCGGGTGATCGTTTTCAGTGACCGGCCTGCCAGTATCAAGGCGCAACTGACCATCGAGCGTCCTTATCCACGTCATCGTGACGATCCTTATCTTGTGGACCTGCGCCGCCAGATCCTTGGTCTGCTTGGGCTGGGTGAGCGGTGGTAG
- a CDS encoding GNAT family N-acetyltransferase, translating to MNDVLTLRDARDDDMPMVHAIYAEHVLEGISSFELEPPSLAEMRRRRAEVLAKGLPYRVAERLGEVVGYGYVTPYRPRPGYRFTVEDSVYVRSGMGGLGIGQALLGELVEHCVEGGWRQMIAIIGNSENTASIRLHERLGFHRVGVFESVGFKHGRWVDTVLMQRALGGGSLSLPEPVV from the coding sequence ATGAACGATGTCCTGACCCTGCGTGACGCCCGCGACGATGATATGCCCATGGTCCATGCGATCTATGCCGAACATGTGCTGGAGGGGATTTCCAGCTTTGAGCTGGAGCCGCCGAGTCTGGCGGAAATGCGGCGTCGGCGCGCCGAAGTGCTCGCCAAGGGGTTGCCTTATCGGGTTGCCGAGCGCCTGGGTGAAGTAGTGGGCTATGGCTATGTCACGCCTTATCGGCCGCGTCCGGGCTACCGGTTTACTGTGGAAGACTCGGTTTATGTGCGCAGTGGTATGGGGGGCCTGGGCATCGGCCAGGCGCTGCTCGGAGAACTGGTCGAGCACTGCGTCGAAGGCGGCTGGCGGCAGATGATCGCCATTATCGGTAACAGTGAGAATACCGCGTCGATCCGCCTGCACGAACGCCTGGGTTTTCATCGGGTAGGCGTCTTCGAGTCGGTGGGCTTCAAGCACGGACGCTGGGTCGATACCGTGCTGATGCAGCGTGCCTTGGGCGGCGGTTCGCTCAGCCTGCCTGAACCTGTTGTGTGA
- a CDS encoding ABC transporter permease, whose protein sequence is MSSAEASTLTSEEPREAFGFWKLGAVAVFAWILVAALTLYLPNATRKWPMTEGLANLCLAIALLILLAGIAGRWSDGLARRAQAAGPWLIALPVLLGIWEVLTAKSGLLPVPFFAPPQALLDVYVEDWPRLLESLLHSALLLGTGVALGAVTGFIAGVAIGWSSSIGYWLHPVLRILGPVPSTALLPLCFFLFPTSWSASVFLIALATWFPVTVLTWSGVASVDKAYYDVARTLGAKPGFLIFNVAIPAALPHVFVGLFMGLGASFSTLVVAEMMGVKAGIGWYLQWAQGWAAYANMYAALLIMALACSGLITALFLIRDRLLAWQQGTMKW, encoded by the coding sequence ATGTCTTCAGCTGAAGCTTCTACCCTGACGAGTGAAGAGCCCCGCGAGGCTTTCGGCTTCTGGAAGCTGGGCGCAGTGGCCGTCTTTGCCTGGATTCTGGTAGCGGCATTGACCTTGTACTTGCCCAATGCCACACGCAAATGGCCGATGACCGAAGGCCTGGCCAATCTGTGCCTGGCGATTGCCCTGTTGATTTTGCTGGCCGGTATTGCCGGGCGCTGGTCCGACGGCCTGGCGCGTCGAGCCCAAGCGGCCGGGCCGTGGCTGATTGCATTGCCGGTCCTGCTGGGGATCTGGGAAGTGCTCACGGCCAAGTCGGGTTTGCTGCCTGTGCCATTTTTTGCACCGCCACAAGCCTTGCTGGATGTCTACGTCGAAGACTGGCCGCGTCTGCTGGAAAGCCTGCTGCATTCGGCCCTGTTGCTGGGCACTGGCGTGGCGCTGGGGGCCGTGACCGGTTTTATCGCCGGGGTCGCCATCGGCTGGTCGAGCAGCATTGGCTACTGGCTGCATCCGGTTCTGCGCATTCTTGGCCCGGTGCCTTCCACAGCCCTGTTGCCGCTGTGCTTCTTTCTATTCCCCACGAGCTGGAGCGCCAGTGTGTTCCTGATTGCGCTGGCCACCTGGTTTCCGGTGACGGTGCTGACCTGGTCGGGCGTTGCCAGTGTCGACAAGGCCTATTACGACGTGGCGCGCACTCTGGGTGCCAAACCGGGTTTCCTGATTTTCAACGTAGCGATTCCTGCTGCCTTGCCCCATGTGTTCGTCGGTTTGTTCATGGGTCTTGGGGCATCTTTCTCGACTCTGGTAGTGGCCGAGATGATGGGCGTCAAAGCCGGAATCGGCTGGTATCTGCAATGGGCCCAAGGCTGGGCGGCCTACGCCAATATGTATGCCGCGCTGTTGATCATGGCGCTGGCGTGTTCCGGCCTGATCACGGCGCTGTTCCTGATTCGTGACCGCCTTCTGGCCTGGCAACAAGGAACCATGAAATGGTAG
- a CDS encoding TetR/AcrR family transcriptional regulator gives MTRHNPQDTGSPAIRQRRAPKGEKRREELLDAALQVFSLEGYTGASMAQVAGIVGISVAGLLHHFPNKVSLLMGVLDRRDEVSRKIADEVRAENNLTGLLGSLRAINRSNATAPGVIRAFSILNAESLLENHPAWDWFQTRYQRIYQRLLAQFTALVDSGEVRGDVDLPALIQQILAMMDGLQIQWLRFPEQVDLVNSFDAYIAQVDQAIRARP, from the coding sequence ATGACCCGGCACAACCCACAGGACACGGGGTCGCCAGCCATCCGGCAACGACGTGCGCCCAAAGGCGAAAAGCGCCGCGAAGAACTGCTCGATGCGGCCTTGCAGGTATTCTCCCTGGAAGGCTATACCGGCGCGTCCATGGCCCAGGTGGCGGGGATTGTCGGCATATCCGTTGCAGGCCTGCTGCATCACTTTCCCAACAAGGTTTCCCTGTTGATGGGCGTGCTGGACCGGCGCGATGAAGTCAGCCGCAAGATCGCCGATGAAGTCCGCGCAGAAAATAACCTCACCGGCCTGCTGGGCAGCCTGCGGGCGATCAACCGCTCCAATGCCACGGCGCCGGGCGTGATTCGTGCGTTCTCGATTCTCAATGCAGAAAGCCTGCTGGAAAACCATCCCGCCTGGGACTGGTTCCAGACACGTTACCAACGGATCTACCAGCGCTTGCTGGCCCAGTTCACGGCGTTGGTGGACAGCGGGGAAGTGCGCGGAGATGTGGATTTGCCAGCGCTGATCCAGCAGATTCTGGCGATGATGGACGGGCTGCAGATCCAGTGGCTGCGCTTCCCGGAGCAGGTTGATCTGGTGAACAGTTTCGATGCCTACATTGCGCAGGTCGATCAGGCGATAAGGGCGCGTCCCTGA
- a CDS encoding aldehyde dehydrogenase (NADP(+)) yields MPNILGHNFIAGGRSALGQIQQKSLDATTGEELPYSFSQATDGEIDAAALAAKEAFPEFRQLSPARRAEFLEAIADEIDQLGDDFVAIVCQETALPQARIQGERGRTSGQMRLFAKVLRRGDYLGARIDLPLPDRKPLPRVDLRQYRIGVGPVAVFGASNFPLAFSTAGGDTAAALAAGCPVVFKAHSGHMATADLVGSAIIRAAERTQMPKGVFNMIFGNGVGEGLVKHPAIQAVGFTGSLGGGNALSKMAAERPQPIPVFAEMSSINPVVLLPEALAARGETVAKDLAASVVMGAGQFCTNPGVVIGLRSATFSAFLEQLTEHMGGQAPQTMLNAGGLRSYSKGVEHLLSHPGITHLAGKPQEGKQAQAQLFKADVSLLLNGDELLQEEVFGPTTLVIEVADDAELKKALLALRGQLTATLIGEQTDLAKYNWLLPLLEEKVGRILINGYPTGVEVCDAMVHGGPYPATSDARGTSVGSLAIDRFLRPICYQNQADSLLPPALQNANPLGLKRLVNGEWSDQPIV; encoded by the coding sequence ATGCCTAACATTCTCGGCCACAACTTCATCGCTGGTGGCCGCAGCGCCCTGGGTCAGATCCAGCAGAAAAGCCTCGACGCCACGACCGGTGAAGAACTGCCGTACAGCTTCTCCCAGGCCACCGATGGCGAAATCGATGCCGCTGCCCTGGCTGCCAAAGAAGCCTTCCCGGAATTCCGTCAACTGAGCCCGGCCCGTCGCGCCGAGTTCCTTGAAGCCATCGCTGACGAGATCGACCAGTTGGGCGATGACTTCGTCGCCATCGTCTGCCAGGAAACCGCTCTGCCTCAAGCGCGTATCCAGGGTGAACGTGGTCGTACCAGCGGTCAGATGCGTCTGTTCGCCAAGGTTCTGCGCCGTGGCGATTACCTCGGTGCCCGCATCGACCTGCCGCTGCCGGACCGAAAGCCTCTGCCACGTGTGGACCTGCGCCAATACCGCATCGGTGTAGGCCCGGTCGCCGTGTTCGGCGCCAGCAACTTCCCGCTGGCCTTCTCCACCGCCGGTGGTGATACCGCTGCTGCGCTGGCAGCCGGTTGCCCGGTGGTCTTCAAGGCTCACAGCGGCCACATGGCCACCGCCGATCTGGTGGGCAGTGCAATTATTCGCGCAGCCGAACGCACCCAGATGCCAAAAGGTGTGTTCAACATGATCTTCGGCAATGGCGTCGGTGAAGGACTGGTCAAGCACCCGGCCATTCAGGCTGTCGGTTTCACCGGTTCTCTGGGCGGCGGTAACGCCCTGAGCAAGATGGCCGCCGAACGTCCGCAACCGATTCCGGTCTTCGCGGAAATGTCGAGCATCAACCCGGTGGTGCTGCTGCCGGAAGCGTTGGCAGCACGCGGCGAAACCGTGGCCAAGGATCTGGCGGCTTCGGTTGTCATGGGTGCTGGCCAGTTCTGCACCAACCCTGGCGTGGTGATCGGTCTGCGCTCTGCAACCTTCTCGGCCTTCCTTGAGCAACTGACCGAGCACATGGGCGGTCAGGCCCCGCAAACCATGCTCAACGCTGGCGGTCTGCGCAGCTACAGCAAAGGTGTCGAGCACTTGCTGTCACATCCGGGCATAACGCATCTGGCAGGCAAGCCGCAGGAAGGCAAGCAGGCTCAGGCACAACTGTTCAAGGCTGATGTCAGCCTGCTGCTCAACGGTGACGAACTGTTGCAGGAAGAAGTTTTCGGCCCGACCACGCTGGTGATCGAAGTCGCTGACGATGCCGAACTGAAGAAAGCGCTGCTGGCCTTGCGTGGTCAGCTCACCGCGACCCTGATCGGCGAGCAGACAGACCTGGCCAAATACAACTGGCTGCTGCCGCTGCTGGAAGAGAAAGTCGGTCGCATTCTGATCAATGGCTACCCGACTGGCGTCGAAGTCTGCGATGCCATGGTCCATGGCGGTCCTTACCCGGCGACTTCCGATGCCCGCGGCACCTCGGTAGGCAGCCTGGCCATCGATCGTTTCCTGCGTCCGATCTGCTATCAGAACCAGGCTGACAGCCTGTTGCCACCTGCCCTGCAGAACGCCAACCCGCTGGGTCTGAAACGACTGGTCAATGGCGAGTGGAGCGACCAGCCTATCGTCTGA
- a CDS encoding RNA polymerase sigma factor, with amino-acid sequence MEVKGMQREGKVIGVIALDLGGLAKSSEKKLRGFIAKRVFNQADVDDLMQMTYLEAWRNQHKYLGTSRPETWLFGIAANLVRNHFKTFYNQPQCMELTDSELENLEHGHDPSLVSDFQRTLGRTLEAIEELSVDMRTVIQLVVDSDISYQDAARHLDIPIGTIRSRLARARGQLKSSVYSKEIH; translated from the coding sequence GTGGAAGTCAAAGGCATGCAGCGCGAAGGGAAAGTCATTGGTGTTATCGCACTGGACTTGGGTGGCCTTGCTAAAAGCAGCGAGAAAAAGCTGCGAGGTTTCATCGCTAAACGTGTGTTCAATCAGGCGGATGTCGATGACCTGATGCAGATGACGTATCTGGAAGCCTGGCGCAATCAACACAAGTATCTGGGCACCTCCCGCCCTGAAACCTGGTTGTTCGGGATTGCAGCCAATCTGGTGAGGAACCATTTCAAAACGTTTTACAACCAGCCTCAGTGCATGGAGCTGACCGACTCCGAACTGGAAAATCTGGAACATGGCCATGACCCGAGCCTGGTCAGCGATTTTCAGCGCACCCTGGGCCGGACCCTCGAAGCCATCGAAGAGCTTTCGGTGGACATGCGCACTGTCATTCAACTGGTGGTCGATTCAGACATCAGCTACCAGGATGCTGCGCGCCATCTGGATATCCCGATTGGCACCATCCGCTCACGATTGGCCCGTGCCCGTGGGCAGCTCAAATCCAGCGTTTATTCCAAGGAGATTCACTGA
- a CDS encoding ABC transporter substrate-binding protein — protein MAAFDSLTRRRLLGWASAVLASPLLLSLPRSGWAVDEHAGHLSHPDIEPDGTGDFIRLAEPRALKLAVNLNAVCLAPVVIAHGQGFFKKHNLDVELVNFGNSTEVLLEAIATGKADAGVGMALRWLKALEQGFDVKLTAGTHGGCLRLLSAVNSPVNKLEDLKGKAIGVTDMASPDRNFFSVLLKKHGVDPVRDVDWRLYPADLLGTALERGEVQAVSGSDPFMYRLINAGKARELSTNLVEEYANLSCCVVGVTGKLVREEKRVVAALTQAILEAHAYAVKHPEVVAKGFQAHALNTSVEEVQAILHDHTHGHHAVGAALTREIQTYVTDLKTVEVIRQSTDAVEFSREITADVFS, from the coding sequence ATGGCCGCTTTTGATTCTTTAACCCGTCGACGCTTGCTGGGATGGGCCAGTGCCGTTCTGGCCAGCCCTTTGCTGCTGTCGTTGCCGCGTTCCGGCTGGGCAGTGGATGAGCATGCCGGGCATCTGAGTCATCCGGATATCGAGCCTGACGGTACCGGTGATTTCATTCGTCTGGCTGAACCGCGAGCACTCAAGCTGGCGGTCAACCTCAACGCGGTCTGCCTGGCGCCAGTGGTCATCGCCCATGGCCAGGGCTTCTTCAAGAAGCACAACCTGGACGTGGAACTGGTCAACTTCGGCAACTCCACCGAGGTGCTGCTGGAAGCCATTGCCACCGGCAAGGCTGATGCCGGTGTCGGCATGGCGCTACGCTGGCTCAAGGCGCTGGAGCAGGGCTTCGACGTCAAGCTGACGGCGGGCACTCATGGCGGCTGCCTGCGCCTGCTCAGTGCCGTCAACAGCCCGGTCAACAAGCTCGAAGACCTTAAGGGCAAGGCCATCGGCGTAACCGACATGGCCAGCCCTGACCGCAACTTTTTCTCGGTACTGCTCAAAAAGCATGGCGTTGACCCGGTGCGGGATGTGGACTGGCGTCTTTACCCCGCAGACCTGCTGGGTACGGCGCTGGAGCGGGGCGAAGTGCAGGCGGTCAGCGGCAGCGACCCGTTCATGTATCGCCTGATCAACGCTGGCAAGGCGCGTGAACTGTCCACCAATCTGGTGGAGGAATACGCCAACCTGAGCTGCTGCGTGGTGGGTGTCACCGGCAAGCTGGTGCGTGAAGAAAAGCGTGTGGTGGCAGCCCTGACTCAGGCGATTCTTGAGGCTCACGCTTACGCCGTGAAGCATCCCGAAGTGGTCGCCAAGGGCTTTCAGGCCCATGCCTTGAACACTTCGGTGGAAGAGGTTCAGGCGATCCTTCATGATCATACTCATGGCCATCATGCCGTCGGCGCCGCACTGACCAGAGAAATCCAGACCTACGTCACGGACCTGAAAACCGTTGAAGTCATCCGCCAGAGTACCGATGCCGTCGAGTTCTCCAGAGAGATTACCGCCGATGTCTTCAGCTGA
- a CDS encoding MFS transporter, with product MNGSGLPRHAVLRLGVAQLINWGVTFYLPGAFGNAIADDLGWSGQRVFAGLSVAMLVMGLVSPLVARLIQHLGARQVMQTGALFNTVGCCALALCHGPTLYFMAWCILGVGMRLSLYDALFAVLAGLLAARARPLMMQITLLGGLASAVFWPLGHYLQDVFGWRSALGVYAALALFSGLLASGLPDARTGFAQERVESGEPPIATPYLPQIGYALSMMLIGFMSAGLSAHLPAMLAGVGVPLGLVALWGIGQTSARLLQVLLGQSMSALRLNVWVGAGLALCFAMALMSQGRVWLACLFIFGYGAMNGLCTLLRASLPFELFAHARYTQLQGRLLAPGFLCAAGAPWFYALVRETSGDRGLVVLSLAISLLVWGLAMVLRRYAQVSVV from the coding sequence GTGAACGGCTCGGGCTTGCCCCGGCATGCAGTGTTGCGACTGGGCGTTGCGCAGTTGATCAATTGGGGCGTGACCTTTTACCTGCCGGGCGCTTTTGGCAACGCCATCGCCGATGACCTGGGCTGGAGCGGGCAACGGGTTTTTGCCGGATTATCGGTGGCGATGCTGGTCATGGGGCTGGTTTCTCCACTGGTTGCCCGTCTGATCCAGCATCTGGGCGCACGGCAGGTGATGCAGACGGGAGCCTTGTTCAATACGGTCGGATGCTGTGCTCTGGCGCTGTGTCATGGCCCGACGCTGTACTTCATGGCGTGGTGCATCCTTGGCGTCGGGATGCGTTTGTCCCTTTACGATGCGCTGTTTGCAGTGCTGGCCGGATTACTGGCTGCCAGAGCCCGTCCTCTGATGATGCAGATCACTTTGCTGGGTGGCCTGGCTTCAGCGGTGTTCTGGCCCTTGGGGCATTACTTGCAGGACGTTTTTGGCTGGCGCAGTGCGCTTGGGGTGTATGCCGCTCTGGCGCTGTTCAGCGGGCTGTTAGCGAGCGGGCTGCCGGACGCCCGTACAGGTTTTGCACAAGAGCGTGTCGAATCCGGCGAGCCGCCCATTGCCACGCCTTATCTGCCGCAGATTGGTTATGCCTTGAGCATGATGTTGATCGGCTTCATGTCTGCCGGTCTGTCGGCGCACTTGCCAGCGATGCTGGCGGGGGTCGGTGTTCCGCTGGGGCTGGTGGCCTTGTGGGGCATCGGGCAGACCAGCGCTCGCCTGTTGCAGGTGTTGCTGGGGCAATCCATGTCGGCGTTGCGCTTGAATGTCTGGGTGGGTGCCGGTCTTGCGCTGTGTTTTGCCATGGCGCTCATGAGCCAGGGACGAGTCTGGCTGGCCTGTCTGTTCATCTTTGGCTATGGGGCCATGAACGGCCTGTGTACCTTGCTGCGTGCCAGCCTGCCGTTCGAGCTTTTTGCCCATGCCCGCTACACCCAGTTGCAGGGCAGGCTGCTGGCACCGGGTTTTCTGTGTGCGGCGGGCGCACCCTGGTTCTACGCTCTGGTGCGTGAAACGTCGGGGGATCGCGGGCTGGTAGTGCTCTCGTTGGCTATCAGTCTGCTGGTGTGGGGCCTGGCGATGGTTCTGCGGCGCTACGCTCAGGTGTCTGTCGTTTGA
- a CDS encoding LysR family transcriptional regulator: MRRLNLNHLHTFSLVIAHGSFSAAAERLNLTQPAVSLQVRQLEEHLNLRLIERVGKRIKPTSAGSTLLEHVSRIDAVVEDAMLELASHAHGIAGQIAIGTGATACIHLLPPILQDLRRRFPDLDVRVSTGNTDGILKAVEENRLDLALVTLPASGRSLEVTPLLEDEFVAIFASQQDPLPEAFTPKTLSDYPLVVFEAGSSTRLLINEWYLQAGIRIKPVMELGSIEAIKEMVAAGLGYSIVPRMSVAATHHRRGLQVHSLTPGLNRTLGIVLRQDKPVSKALRKVLDALRG, encoded by the coding sequence ATGCGCCGACTGAACCTCAACCATCTGCACACCTTCTCGCTGGTCATCGCCCACGGCAGCTTCTCGGCGGCAGCCGAACGCCTGAACCTGACCCAACCAGCGGTAAGCCTGCAAGTGCGGCAACTGGAAGAGCACCTGAACCTGCGATTGATCGAGCGAGTGGGCAAGCGCATCAAACCCACCTCGGCAGGCAGCACCTTGCTGGAACATGTCTCGCGAATCGACGCGGTGGTTGAAGACGCCATGCTGGAGCTTGCCAGCCATGCCCATGGCATAGCCGGACAGATTGCCATCGGCACCGGAGCCACCGCCTGCATTCACCTGCTGCCGCCGATACTGCAAGACCTGCGGCGACGCTTCCCCGATCTGGACGTGCGGGTGAGCACTGGCAACACTGACGGTATCCTCAAGGCCGTTGAAGAAAACCGTCTGGACCTGGCTCTGGTTACCCTGCCCGCTTCAGGCCGTAGCCTGGAAGTCACACCGCTGCTGGAAGATGAATTCGTGGCGATTTTCGCCAGCCAGCAAGACCCGCTGCCCGAGGCCTTCACACCCAAGACACTCAGCGATTACCCGCTGGTGGTGTTCGAAGCCGGCAGCAGCACACGCCTGCTCATCAACGAGTGGTACTTGCAGGCGGGCATCCGCATCAAACCGGTGATGGAACTGGGCAGCATCGAAGCCATCAAGGAGATGGTCGCCGCAGGTCTGGGTTACAGCATCGTGCCCCGTATGTCGGTAGCCGCGACCCATCATCGGCGCGGGCTGCAAGTCCACTCGCTGACACCGGGACTGAACCGTACACTGGGCATCGTGTTGCGTCAGGACAAACCGGTGAGCAAGGCATTGCGCAAGGTGCTGGATGCGCTTCGCGGGTAA
- a CDS encoding GNAT family N-acetyltransferase has product MNSFVPKPELPRLPRGIREFTENDLEAMMNIFNETAGSGANSPVTRPMTYEEVKFYVNLYKRDGLPVYVYERRGEVLGWLSINRFSWGTQACYRTGETAIYVRGDHFGSGIGVLLCKATVILGKQAGLENLVAWIMAANTPSQKIVTAVGAHLWARLPNIARFGEQRSDVLLFGLPLGQSLNVPVRINVSEAV; this is encoded by the coding sequence ATGAACAGTTTTGTCCCTAAACCCGAGCTGCCACGTCTGCCACGCGGTATTCGCGAGTTCACTGAAAACGACCTCGAAGCCATGATGAACATCTTCAATGAAACGGCGGGCAGTGGCGCCAACTCGCCGGTTACCCGGCCGATGACCTACGAAGAAGTGAAGTTCTACGTCAACCTCTACAAGCGCGATGGTTTGCCGGTCTACGTTTACGAGCGTCGCGGCGAAGTTCTGGGTTGGCTGTCGATCAACCGCTTCAGTTGGGGAACCCAGGCCTGCTACAGAACCGGGGAAACGGCTATCTACGTGCGCGGCGACCATTTCGGCAGCGGTATTGGCGTGTTGCTCTGTAAAGCGACGGTGATCCTGGGTAAACAGGCGGGGCTTGAGAATCTGGTGGCCTGGATCATGGCGGCCAACACTCCGAGTCAGAAGATCGTCACGGCGGTGGGTGCGCACCTGTGGGCTCGCTTGCCCAATATCGCCCGCTTCGGTGAGCAACGTTCCGACGTTCTGCTGTTTGGTCTGCCATTAGGGCAGTCGTTGAACGTGCCGGTGCGGATCAATGTTTCGGAGGCTGTCTGA